A window from Citrus sinensis cultivar Valencia sweet orange chromosome 3, DVS_A1.0, whole genome shotgun sequence encodes these proteins:
- the LOC102619562 gene encoding DNA repair protein RAD51 homolog 3 isoform X1 — translation MEVSKLPISATQRGKLISAGYTSLSSICSASSSDISRDLKISETEAVEILKVASNSWCQSILNCTQTAWDMLQEEQESLARITTSCADLDNILGGGIGCREVTEIGGVPGIGKTQLGIQLAVNVQIPVEFGGLGGKAIYIDTEGSFMVERALQIAEACVEDMLEYNRFLRNDCQVKTQPKDILENIFYFRICSYTEQSAVINYLDKFVSEHKDVKVVIIDSIAFHFRHGFVDLALRTRVLSGIALKLMNLAKKFSLAVVLLNQVTTKYTEGSFQLCLALGDSWSHCCTNRLILYWNSNERHAYIDKSPYLRSASASYSVTSRGIRNSTSRSKRIKMMI, via the exons ATGGAGGTTTCGAAACTACCAATCTCAGCAACGCAAAGAGGGAAACTAATATCTGCAGGTTACActtctctttcttcaatttgttcGGCCTCCTCTTCTGATATATCTCgcg atttaaaaatttcagagACCGAAGCTGTTGAAATTCTAAAGGTTGCATCAAACAGCTGGTGTCAATCTATTCTGAATT GTACACAGACTGCCTGGGACATGCTCCAGGAGGAACAGGAGTCGTTGGCAAGGATTACTACATCTTGTGCCGATCTAGATAACATACTGGGTGGTGGAATCGGTTGCAGAGAAGTTACCGAAATTG GCGGGGTACCTGGTATTGGCAAAACGCAGCTTGG GATTCAGCTTGCAGTCAATGTTCAAATTCCAGTAGAATTTGGTGGGCTTGGTGGGAAGGCAATATACATAG ATACAGAAGGTAGCTTTATGGTTGAGCGTGCCTTACAAATTGCTGAGGCATGTGTAGAGGACATGTTGGAATATAATCGATTTTTGCGGAATGATTGCCAAGTTAAAACACAACCGAAAgatattttggaaaatatattCTATTTCCGCATCTGCAGTTATACAGAGCAATCTGCGGTGATAAATTACCTTGACAAGTTCGTTTCAGAGCATAAAGAT GTTAAGGTTGTTATTATCGATAGCATTGCATTCCATTTCCGCCATGGTTTTGTTGACTTAGCCCTCAGAACTCGAGTGCTCAGTGGAATAGCTTTAAAGTTGATGAACTTAGCAAAAAAGTTCAGTTTGGCG GTGGTTTTGTTGAACCAGGTGACCACTAAGTACACAGAAGGTTCCTTCCAATTATGTCTTGCACTAg GTGATAGCTGGTCACATTGTTGTACAAATCGGCTCATTTTATACTGGAACAGCAATGAACGTCATGCATACATTGACAAGTCACCTTATCTTCGATCAGCATCAGCTTCATATTCAGTTACTAGCAGAGGGATCAGGAATTCCACATCAAGAAGTAAAAGGATCAAAATGAT GATTTAG
- the LOC102619562 gene encoding DNA repair protein RAD51 homolog 3 isoform X10, giving the protein MEVSKLPISATQRGKLISAGTQTAWDMLQEEQESLARITTSCADLDNILGGGIGCREVTEIGGVPGIGKTQLGIQLAVNVQIPVEFGGLGGKAIYIDTEGSFMVERALQIAEACVEDMLEYNRFLRNDCQVKTQPKDILENIFYFRICSYTEQSAVINYLDKFVSEHKDVKVVIIDSIAFHFRHGFVDLALRTRVLSGIALKLMNLAKKFSLAVVLLNQVTTKYTEGSFQLCLALGDSWSHCCTNRLILYWNSNERHAYIDKSPYLRSASASYSVTSRGIRNSTSRSKRIKMMI; this is encoded by the exons ATGGAGGTTTCGAAACTACCAATCTCAGCAACGCAAAGAGGGAAACTAATATCTGCAG GTACACAGACTGCCTGGGACATGCTCCAGGAGGAACAGGAGTCGTTGGCAAGGATTACTACATCTTGTGCCGATCTAGATAACATACTGGGTGGTGGAATCGGTTGCAGAGAAGTTACCGAAATTG GCGGGGTACCTGGTATTGGCAAAACGCAGCTTGG GATTCAGCTTGCAGTCAATGTTCAAATTCCAGTAGAATTTGGTGGGCTTGGTGGGAAGGCAATATACATAG ATACAGAAGGTAGCTTTATGGTTGAGCGTGCCTTACAAATTGCTGAGGCATGTGTAGAGGACATGTTGGAATATAATCGATTTTTGCGGAATGATTGCCAAGTTAAAACACAACCGAAAgatattttggaaaatatattCTATTTCCGCATCTGCAGTTATACAGAGCAATCTGCGGTGATAAATTACCTTGACAAGTTCGTTTCAGAGCATAAAGAT GTTAAGGTTGTTATTATCGATAGCATTGCATTCCATTTCCGCCATGGTTTTGTTGACTTAGCCCTCAGAACTCGAGTGCTCAGTGGAATAGCTTTAAAGTTGATGAACTTAGCAAAAAAGTTCAGTTTGGCG GTGGTTTTGTTGAACCAGGTGACCACTAAGTACACAGAAGGTTCCTTCCAATTATGTCTTGCACTAg GTGATAGCTGGTCACATTGTTGTACAAATCGGCTCATTTTATACTGGAACAGCAATGAACGTCATGCATACATTGACAAGTCACCTTATCTTCGATCAGCATCAGCTTCATATTCAGTTACTAGCAGAGGGATCAGGAATTCCACATCAAGAAGTAAAAGGATCAAAATGAT GATTTAG
- the LOC102619562 gene encoding DNA repair protein RAD51 homolog 3 isoform X8 — protein MEVSKLPISATQRGKLISAGYTSLSSICSASSSDISRDLKISETEAVEILKVASNSWCQSILNCTQTAWDMLQEEQESLARITTSCADLDNILGGGIGCREVTEIGGVPGIGKTQLGIQLAVNVQIPVEFGGLGGKAIYIDTEGSFMVERALQIAEACVEDMLEYNRFLRNDCQVKTQPKDILENIFYFRICSYTEQSAVINYLDKFVSEHKDVKVVIIDSIAFHFRHGFVDLALRTRVLSGIALKLMNLAKKFSLAVVLLNQVTTKYTEGSFQLCLALASASYSVTSRGIRNSTSRSKRIKMMI, from the exons ATGGAGGTTTCGAAACTACCAATCTCAGCAACGCAAAGAGGGAAACTAATATCTGCAGGTTACActtctctttcttcaatttgttcGGCCTCCTCTTCTGATATATCTCgcg atttaaaaatttcagagACCGAAGCTGTTGAAATTCTAAAGGTTGCATCAAACAGCTGGTGTCAATCTATTCTGAATT GTACACAGACTGCCTGGGACATGCTCCAGGAGGAACAGGAGTCGTTGGCAAGGATTACTACATCTTGTGCCGATCTAGATAACATACTGGGTGGTGGAATCGGTTGCAGAGAAGTTACCGAAATTG GCGGGGTACCTGGTATTGGCAAAACGCAGCTTGG GATTCAGCTTGCAGTCAATGTTCAAATTCCAGTAGAATTTGGTGGGCTTGGTGGGAAGGCAATATACATAG ATACAGAAGGTAGCTTTATGGTTGAGCGTGCCTTACAAATTGCTGAGGCATGTGTAGAGGACATGTTGGAATATAATCGATTTTTGCGGAATGATTGCCAAGTTAAAACACAACCGAAAgatattttggaaaatatattCTATTTCCGCATCTGCAGTTATACAGAGCAATCTGCGGTGATAAATTACCTTGACAAGTTCGTTTCAGAGCATAAAGAT GTTAAGGTTGTTATTATCGATAGCATTGCATTCCATTTCCGCCATGGTTTTGTTGACTTAGCCCTCAGAACTCGAGTGCTCAGTGGAATAGCTTTAAAGTTGATGAACTTAGCAAAAAAGTTCAGTTTGGCG GTGGTTTTGTTGAACCAGGTGACCACTAAGTACACAGAAGGTTCCTTCCAATTATGTCTTGCACTAg CATCAGCTTCATATTCAGTTACTAGCAGAGGGATCAGGAATTCCACATCAAGAAGTAAAAGGATCAAAATGAT GATTTAG
- the LOC102619562 gene encoding DNA repair protein RAD51 homolog 3 isoform X7 gives MEVSKLPISATQRGKLISAGYTSLSSICSASSSDISRGTQTAWDMLQEEQESLARITTSCADLDNILGGGIGCREVTEIGGVPGIGKTQLGIQLAVNVQIPVEFGGLGGKAIYIDTEGSFMVERALQIAEACVEDMLEYNRFLRNDCQVKTQPKDILENIFYFRICSYTEQSAVINYLDKFVSEHKDVKVVIIDSIAFHFRHGFVDLALRTRVLSGIALKLMNLAKKFSLAVVLLNQVTTKYTEGSFQLCLALGDSWSHCCTNRLILYWNSNERHAYIDKSPYLRSASASYSVTSRGIRNSTSRSKRIKMMI, from the exons ATGGAGGTTTCGAAACTACCAATCTCAGCAACGCAAAGAGGGAAACTAATATCTGCAGGTTACActtctctttcttcaatttgttcGGCCTCCTCTTCTGATATATCTCgcg GTACACAGACTGCCTGGGACATGCTCCAGGAGGAACAGGAGTCGTTGGCAAGGATTACTACATCTTGTGCCGATCTAGATAACATACTGGGTGGTGGAATCGGTTGCAGAGAAGTTACCGAAATTG GCGGGGTACCTGGTATTGGCAAAACGCAGCTTGG GATTCAGCTTGCAGTCAATGTTCAAATTCCAGTAGAATTTGGTGGGCTTGGTGGGAAGGCAATATACATAG ATACAGAAGGTAGCTTTATGGTTGAGCGTGCCTTACAAATTGCTGAGGCATGTGTAGAGGACATGTTGGAATATAATCGATTTTTGCGGAATGATTGCCAAGTTAAAACACAACCGAAAgatattttggaaaatatattCTATTTCCGCATCTGCAGTTATACAGAGCAATCTGCGGTGATAAATTACCTTGACAAGTTCGTTTCAGAGCATAAAGAT GTTAAGGTTGTTATTATCGATAGCATTGCATTCCATTTCCGCCATGGTTTTGTTGACTTAGCCCTCAGAACTCGAGTGCTCAGTGGAATAGCTTTAAAGTTGATGAACTTAGCAAAAAAGTTCAGTTTGGCG GTGGTTTTGTTGAACCAGGTGACCACTAAGTACACAGAAGGTTCCTTCCAATTATGTCTTGCACTAg GTGATAGCTGGTCACATTGTTGTACAAATCGGCTCATTTTATACTGGAACAGCAATGAACGTCATGCATACATTGACAAGTCACCTTATCTTCGATCAGCATCAGCTTCATATTCAGTTACTAGCAGAGGGATCAGGAATTCCACATCAAGAAGTAAAAGGATCAAAATGAT GATTTAG
- the LOC102619562 gene encoding DNA repair protein RAD51 homolog 3 isoform X6, producing the protein MEVSKLPISATQRGKLISAGYTSLSSICSASSSDISRDLKISETEAVEILKVASNSWCQSILNCTQTAWDMLQEEQESLARITTSCADLDNILGGGIGCREVTEIGGVPGIGKTQLGIQLAVNVQIPVEFGGLGGKAIYIDTEGSFMVERALQIAEACVEDMLEYNRFLRNDCQVKTQPKDILENIFYFRICSYTEQSAVINYLDKFVSEHKDVKVVIIDSIAFHFRHGFVDLALRTRVLSGIALKLMNLAKKFSLAVVLLNQVTTKYTEGSFQLCLALGFRKVKRMISPSPWEMLLGSQLRFPLEVKSSYLPKKPPC; encoded by the exons ATGGAGGTTTCGAAACTACCAATCTCAGCAACGCAAAGAGGGAAACTAATATCTGCAGGTTACActtctctttcttcaatttgttcGGCCTCCTCTTCTGATATATCTCgcg atttaaaaatttcagagACCGAAGCTGTTGAAATTCTAAAGGTTGCATCAAACAGCTGGTGTCAATCTATTCTGAATT GTACACAGACTGCCTGGGACATGCTCCAGGAGGAACAGGAGTCGTTGGCAAGGATTACTACATCTTGTGCCGATCTAGATAACATACTGGGTGGTGGAATCGGTTGCAGAGAAGTTACCGAAATTG GCGGGGTACCTGGTATTGGCAAAACGCAGCTTGG GATTCAGCTTGCAGTCAATGTTCAAATTCCAGTAGAATTTGGTGGGCTTGGTGGGAAGGCAATATACATAG ATACAGAAGGTAGCTTTATGGTTGAGCGTGCCTTACAAATTGCTGAGGCATGTGTAGAGGACATGTTGGAATATAATCGATTTTTGCGGAATGATTGCCAAGTTAAAACACAACCGAAAgatattttggaaaatatattCTATTTCCGCATCTGCAGTTATACAGAGCAATCTGCGGTGATAAATTACCTTGACAAGTTCGTTTCAGAGCATAAAGAT GTTAAGGTTGTTATTATCGATAGCATTGCATTCCATTTCCGCCATGGTTTTGTTGACTTAGCCCTCAGAACTCGAGTGCTCAGTGGAATAGCTTTAAAGTTGATGAACTTAGCAAAAAAGTTCAGTTTGGCG GTGGTTTTGTTGAACCAGGTGACCACTAAGTACACAGAAGGTTCCTTCCAATTATGTCTTGCACTAg GATTTAGAAAGGTGAAGCGAATGATCAGTCCATCACCCTGGGAAATGCTGCTCGGTTCACAACTGCGTTTCCCACTTGAAGTTAAATCCTCCTACTTGCCAAAGAAA CCGCCTTGCTGA
- the LOC102619562 gene encoding DNA repair protein RAD51 homolog 3 isoform X9, which translates to MEVSKLPISATQRGKLISAGYTSLSSICSASSSDISRDLKISETEAVEILKVASNSWCQSILNCTQTAWDMLQEEQESLARITTSCADLDNILGGGIGCREVTEIGGVPGIGKTQLGIQLAVNVQIPVEFGGLGGKAIYIDTEGSFMVERALQIAEACVEDMLEYNRFLRNDCQVKTQPKDILENIFYFRICSYTEQSAVINYLDKFVSEHKDVKVVIIDSIAFHFRHGFVDLALRTRVLSGIALKLMNLAKKFSLAVVVKPKPILSTHQRFHCRWLKSTAMRTQMSTSNAKGGLGSNC; encoded by the exons ATGGAGGTTTCGAAACTACCAATCTCAGCAACGCAAAGAGGGAAACTAATATCTGCAGGTTACActtctctttcttcaatttgttcGGCCTCCTCTTCTGATATATCTCgcg atttaaaaatttcagagACCGAAGCTGTTGAAATTCTAAAGGTTGCATCAAACAGCTGGTGTCAATCTATTCTGAATT GTACACAGACTGCCTGGGACATGCTCCAGGAGGAACAGGAGTCGTTGGCAAGGATTACTACATCTTGTGCCGATCTAGATAACATACTGGGTGGTGGAATCGGTTGCAGAGAAGTTACCGAAATTG GCGGGGTACCTGGTATTGGCAAAACGCAGCTTGG GATTCAGCTTGCAGTCAATGTTCAAATTCCAGTAGAATTTGGTGGGCTTGGTGGGAAGGCAATATACATAG ATACAGAAGGTAGCTTTATGGTTGAGCGTGCCTTACAAATTGCTGAGGCATGTGTAGAGGACATGTTGGAATATAATCGATTTTTGCGGAATGATTGCCAAGTTAAAACACAACCGAAAgatattttggaaaatatattCTATTTCCGCATCTGCAGTTATACAGAGCAATCTGCGGTGATAAATTACCTTGACAAGTTCGTTTCAGAGCATAAAGAT GTTAAGGTTGTTATTATCGATAGCATTGCATTCCATTTCCGCCATGGTTTTGTTGACTTAGCCCTCAGAACTCGAGTGCTCAGTGGAATAGCTTTAAAGTTGATGAACTTAGCAAAAAAGTTCAGTTTGGCG GTTGTGGTCAAGCCAAAACCAATTTTGAGTACACACCAACGCTTCCACTGTAGATGGCTGAAGTCTACTGCGATGAGGACTCAAATGTCTACCTCCAATGCTAAAGGCGGACTCGGAAGCAACTGTTGA
- the LOC102619562 gene encoding DNA repair protein RAD51 homolog 3 isoform X2, with protein sequence MEVSKLPISATQRGKLISAGYTSLSSICSASSSDISRDLKISETEAVEILKVASNSWCQSILNCTQTAWDMLQEEQESLARITTSCADLDNILGGGIGCREVTEIGGVPGIGKTQLGIQLAVNVQIPVEFGGLGGKAIYIDTEGSFMVERALQIAEACVEDMLEYNRFLRNDCQVKTQPKDILENIFYFRICSYTEQSAVINYLDKFVSEHKDVKVVIIDSIAFHFRHGFVDLALRTRVLSGIALKLMNLAKKFSLAVVLLNQVTTKYTEGSFQLCLALGDSWSHCCTNRLILYWNSNERHAYIDKSPYLRSASASYSVTSRGIRNSTSRSKRIKMM encoded by the exons ATGGAGGTTTCGAAACTACCAATCTCAGCAACGCAAAGAGGGAAACTAATATCTGCAGGTTACActtctctttcttcaatttgttcGGCCTCCTCTTCTGATATATCTCgcg atttaaaaatttcagagACCGAAGCTGTTGAAATTCTAAAGGTTGCATCAAACAGCTGGTGTCAATCTATTCTGAATT GTACACAGACTGCCTGGGACATGCTCCAGGAGGAACAGGAGTCGTTGGCAAGGATTACTACATCTTGTGCCGATCTAGATAACATACTGGGTGGTGGAATCGGTTGCAGAGAAGTTACCGAAATTG GCGGGGTACCTGGTATTGGCAAAACGCAGCTTGG GATTCAGCTTGCAGTCAATGTTCAAATTCCAGTAGAATTTGGTGGGCTTGGTGGGAAGGCAATATACATAG ATACAGAAGGTAGCTTTATGGTTGAGCGTGCCTTACAAATTGCTGAGGCATGTGTAGAGGACATGTTGGAATATAATCGATTTTTGCGGAATGATTGCCAAGTTAAAACACAACCGAAAgatattttggaaaatatattCTATTTCCGCATCTGCAGTTATACAGAGCAATCTGCGGTGATAAATTACCTTGACAAGTTCGTTTCAGAGCATAAAGAT GTTAAGGTTGTTATTATCGATAGCATTGCATTCCATTTCCGCCATGGTTTTGTTGACTTAGCCCTCAGAACTCGAGTGCTCAGTGGAATAGCTTTAAAGTTGATGAACTTAGCAAAAAAGTTCAGTTTGGCG GTGGTTTTGTTGAACCAGGTGACCACTAAGTACACAGAAGGTTCCTTCCAATTATGTCTTGCACTAg GTGATAGCTGGTCACATTGTTGTACAAATCGGCTCATTTTATACTGGAACAGCAATGAACGTCATGCATACATTGACAAGTCACCTTATCTTCGATCAGCATCAGCTTCATATTCAGTTACTAGCAGAGGGATCAGGAATTCCACATCAAGAAGTAAAAGGATCAAAATGATGTAA
- the LOC102619562 gene encoding DNA repair protein RAD51 homolog 3 isoform X5, translated as MEVSKLPISATQRGKLISAGYTSLSSICSASSSDISRDLKISETEAVEILKVASNSWCQSILNCTQTAWDMLQEEQESLARITTSCADLDNILGGGIGCREVTEIGGVPGIGKTQLGIQLAVNVQIPVEFGGLGGKAIYIDTEGSFMVERALQIAEACVEDMLEYNRFLRNDCQVKTQPKDILENIFYFRICSYTEQSAVINYLDKFVSEHKDVKVVIIDSIAFHFRHGFVDLALRTRVLSGIALKLMNLAKKFSLAVVLLNQVTTKYTEGSFQLCLALAMNVMHTLTSHLIFDQHQLHIQLLAEGSGIPHQEVKGSK; from the exons ATGGAGGTTTCGAAACTACCAATCTCAGCAACGCAAAGAGGGAAACTAATATCTGCAGGTTACActtctctttcttcaatttgttcGGCCTCCTCTTCTGATATATCTCgcg atttaaaaatttcagagACCGAAGCTGTTGAAATTCTAAAGGTTGCATCAAACAGCTGGTGTCAATCTATTCTGAATT GTACACAGACTGCCTGGGACATGCTCCAGGAGGAACAGGAGTCGTTGGCAAGGATTACTACATCTTGTGCCGATCTAGATAACATACTGGGTGGTGGAATCGGTTGCAGAGAAGTTACCGAAATTG GCGGGGTACCTGGTATTGGCAAAACGCAGCTTGG GATTCAGCTTGCAGTCAATGTTCAAATTCCAGTAGAATTTGGTGGGCTTGGTGGGAAGGCAATATACATAG ATACAGAAGGTAGCTTTATGGTTGAGCGTGCCTTACAAATTGCTGAGGCATGTGTAGAGGACATGTTGGAATATAATCGATTTTTGCGGAATGATTGCCAAGTTAAAACACAACCGAAAgatattttggaaaatatattCTATTTCCGCATCTGCAGTTATACAGAGCAATCTGCGGTGATAAATTACCTTGACAAGTTCGTTTCAGAGCATAAAGAT GTTAAGGTTGTTATTATCGATAGCATTGCATTCCATTTCCGCCATGGTTTTGTTGACTTAGCCCTCAGAACTCGAGTGCTCAGTGGAATAGCTTTAAAGTTGATGAACTTAGCAAAAAAGTTCAGTTTGGCG GTGGTTTTGTTGAACCAGGTGACCACTAAGTACACAGAAGGTTCCTTCCAATTATGTCTTGCACTAg CAATGAACGTCATGCATACATTGACAAGTCACCTTATCTTCGATCAGCATCAGCTTCATATTCAGTTACTAGCAGAGGGATCAGGAATTCCACATCAAGAAGTAAAAGGATCAAAATGA
- the LOC102619562 gene encoding DNA repair protein RAD51 homolog 3 isoform X11, which produces MEVSKLPISATQRGKLISAGYTSLSSICSASSSDISRDLKISETEAVEILKVASNSWCQSILNCTQTAWDMLQEEQESLARITTSCADLDNILGGGIGCREVTEIGGVPGIGKTQLGIQLAVNVQIPVEFGGLGGKAIYIDTEGSFMVERALQIAEACVEDMLEYNRFLRNDCQVKTQPKDILENIFYFRICSYTEQSAVINYLDKFVSEHKDVKVVIIDSIAFHFRHGFVDLALRTRVLSGIALKLMNLAKKFSLA; this is translated from the exons ATGGAGGTTTCGAAACTACCAATCTCAGCAACGCAAAGAGGGAAACTAATATCTGCAGGTTACActtctctttcttcaatttgttcGGCCTCCTCTTCTGATATATCTCgcg atttaaaaatttcagagACCGAAGCTGTTGAAATTCTAAAGGTTGCATCAAACAGCTGGTGTCAATCTATTCTGAATT GTACACAGACTGCCTGGGACATGCTCCAGGAGGAACAGGAGTCGTTGGCAAGGATTACTACATCTTGTGCCGATCTAGATAACATACTGGGTGGTGGAATCGGTTGCAGAGAAGTTACCGAAATTG GCGGGGTACCTGGTATTGGCAAAACGCAGCTTGG GATTCAGCTTGCAGTCAATGTTCAAATTCCAGTAGAATTTGGTGGGCTTGGTGGGAAGGCAATATACATAG ATACAGAAGGTAGCTTTATGGTTGAGCGTGCCTTACAAATTGCTGAGGCATGTGTAGAGGACATGTTGGAATATAATCGATTTTTGCGGAATGATTGCCAAGTTAAAACACAACCGAAAgatattttggaaaatatattCTATTTCCGCATCTGCAGTTATACAGAGCAATCTGCGGTGATAAATTACCTTGACAAGTTCGTTTCAGAGCATAAAGAT GTTAAGGTTGTTATTATCGATAGCATTGCATTCCATTTCCGCCATGGTTTTGTTGACTTAGCCCTCAGAACTCGAGTGCTCAGTGGAATAGCTTTAAAGTTGATGAACTTAGCAAAAAAGTTCAGTTTGGCG TAA
- the LOC102619562 gene encoding DNA repair protein RAD51 homolog 3 isoform X4, which produces MEVSKLPISATQRGKLISADLKISETEAVEILKVASNSWCQSILNCTQTAWDMLQEEQESLARITTSCADLDNILGGGIGCREVTEIGGVPGIGKTQLGIQLAVNVQIPVEFGGLGGKAIYIDTEGSFMVERALQIAEACVEDMLEYNRFLRNDCQVKTQPKDILENIFYFRICSYTEQSAVINYLDKFVSEHKDVKVVIIDSIAFHFRHGFVDLALRTRVLSGIALKLMNLAKKFSLAVVLLNQVTTKYTEGSFQLCLALGDSWSHCCTNRLILYWNSNERHAYIDKSPYLRSASASYSVTSRGIRNSTSRSKRIKMMI; this is translated from the exons ATGGAGGTTTCGAAACTACCAATCTCAGCAACGCAAAGAGGGAAACTAATATCTGCAG atttaaaaatttcagagACCGAAGCTGTTGAAATTCTAAAGGTTGCATCAAACAGCTGGTGTCAATCTATTCTGAATT GTACACAGACTGCCTGGGACATGCTCCAGGAGGAACAGGAGTCGTTGGCAAGGATTACTACATCTTGTGCCGATCTAGATAACATACTGGGTGGTGGAATCGGTTGCAGAGAAGTTACCGAAATTG GCGGGGTACCTGGTATTGGCAAAACGCAGCTTGG GATTCAGCTTGCAGTCAATGTTCAAATTCCAGTAGAATTTGGTGGGCTTGGTGGGAAGGCAATATACATAG ATACAGAAGGTAGCTTTATGGTTGAGCGTGCCTTACAAATTGCTGAGGCATGTGTAGAGGACATGTTGGAATATAATCGATTTTTGCGGAATGATTGCCAAGTTAAAACACAACCGAAAgatattttggaaaatatattCTATTTCCGCATCTGCAGTTATACAGAGCAATCTGCGGTGATAAATTACCTTGACAAGTTCGTTTCAGAGCATAAAGAT GTTAAGGTTGTTATTATCGATAGCATTGCATTCCATTTCCGCCATGGTTTTGTTGACTTAGCCCTCAGAACTCGAGTGCTCAGTGGAATAGCTTTAAAGTTGATGAACTTAGCAAAAAAGTTCAGTTTGGCG GTGGTTTTGTTGAACCAGGTGACCACTAAGTACACAGAAGGTTCCTTCCAATTATGTCTTGCACTAg GTGATAGCTGGTCACATTGTTGTACAAATCGGCTCATTTTATACTGGAACAGCAATGAACGTCATGCATACATTGACAAGTCACCTTATCTTCGATCAGCATCAGCTTCATATTCAGTTACTAGCAGAGGGATCAGGAATTCCACATCAAGAAGTAAAAGGATCAAAATGAT GATTTAG
- the LOC102619562 gene encoding DNA repair protein RAD51 homolog 3 isoform X3: MEVSKLPISATQRGKLISAGYTSLSSICSASSSDISRDLKISETEAVEILKVASNSWCQSILNCTQTAWDMLQEEQESLARITTSCADLDNILGGGIGCREVTEIGGVPGIGKTQLGIQLAVNVQIPVEFGGLGGKAIYIDTEGSFMVERALQIAEACVEDMLEYNRFLRNDCQVKTQPKDILENIFYFRICSYTEQSAVINYLDKFVSEHKDVKVVIIDSIAFHFRHGFVDLALRTRVLSGIALKLMNLAKKFSLAVVLLNQVTTKYTEGSFQLCLALGFRKVKRMISPSPWEMLLGSQLRFPLEVKSSYLPKKVRSTLTNLAKFIVIFIT, encoded by the exons ATGGAGGTTTCGAAACTACCAATCTCAGCAACGCAAAGAGGGAAACTAATATCTGCAGGTTACActtctctttcttcaatttgttcGGCCTCCTCTTCTGATATATCTCgcg atttaaaaatttcagagACCGAAGCTGTTGAAATTCTAAAGGTTGCATCAAACAGCTGGTGTCAATCTATTCTGAATT GTACACAGACTGCCTGGGACATGCTCCAGGAGGAACAGGAGTCGTTGGCAAGGATTACTACATCTTGTGCCGATCTAGATAACATACTGGGTGGTGGAATCGGTTGCAGAGAAGTTACCGAAATTG GCGGGGTACCTGGTATTGGCAAAACGCAGCTTGG GATTCAGCTTGCAGTCAATGTTCAAATTCCAGTAGAATTTGGTGGGCTTGGTGGGAAGGCAATATACATAG ATACAGAAGGTAGCTTTATGGTTGAGCGTGCCTTACAAATTGCTGAGGCATGTGTAGAGGACATGTTGGAATATAATCGATTTTTGCGGAATGATTGCCAAGTTAAAACACAACCGAAAgatattttggaaaatatattCTATTTCCGCATCTGCAGTTATACAGAGCAATCTGCGGTGATAAATTACCTTGACAAGTTCGTTTCAGAGCATAAAGAT GTTAAGGTTGTTATTATCGATAGCATTGCATTCCATTTCCGCCATGGTTTTGTTGACTTAGCCCTCAGAACTCGAGTGCTCAGTGGAATAGCTTTAAAGTTGATGAACTTAGCAAAAAAGTTCAGTTTGGCG GTGGTTTTGTTGAACCAGGTGACCACTAAGTACACAGAAGGTTCCTTCCAATTATGTCTTGCACTAg GATTTAGAAAGGTGAAGCGAATGATCAGTCCATCACCCTGGGAAATGCTGCTCGGTTCACAACTGCGTTTCCCACTTGAAGTTAAATCCTCCTACTTGCCAAAGAAAGTGAGGTCAACTTTGACTAATCTAGCAAAATTCATTGTCATTTTCATTACTTAA